GGAACGTTTTTCTTTTCGCTGGCATTGATCATTGTGATTGCGGTGATCTTTGACATATCGGAGAAGCTGGATGATTTTATTGAACGCAAGGCACCTTTTCATGCAATTGTGTTCGACTACTATTTTAATTTCATTCCATATTTCGCAAATTTGTTTGCGCCTTTGTTTGTCTTTATATCCGTTATCTTTTTTACGGCAAAAATGGCCGCCAATACAGAGATCGTTGCAATCCTCAACAGCGGAATAAGTTTCCGGAGATTACTCTTCCCCTACTTCATTGCTGCCACTTTTCTAGCTTCCTTGTCATTTTATTTCAACGGCTGGGTAATTCCACATTCAAATAAAATAAAACTTGAATTTGAAAATCAGTATATAAAAAATCCCGTAGAGTTCAAGGACAGAAATCTGCACCGGCAGATCAGTCCGGGTGTATTCATGTACCTGGAAGGTTATAACAATGCAGAAAATGTCGGTTATCGTTTTTCTCTCGAACGAATTGAAAACGGAAAACGAAACTGGTTTCTGAATTCAGACCGGATCGTTTGGGACAGCACAACATCAAAGTGGAGAATTGAGAATTACTATATCCGGACGATCGATGGTTTCCGTGAATCTTTGCGAAGCGGAAAAAGAATGGATACAGTACTTTCGATCAAGCCAACGGATTTCAAACGCAGGTTGAATATTATCGATGCAATGGATACTCCAACGTTAAACCGGTTTATCAAAGAAGAAAATGATCAAGGTTCTCAAAATGTAAGCACCTATATGATTGAAAAGTACAGACGGATCGCCGTTCCTTTTTCGACTTTTATCCTTATGCTGATCGGTGTTTCGCTTTCAAGTAAAAAAGTCAGAGGTGGAATTGGTGTTCAGTTGGGCTTCGGAATTTTTCTGAGCTTTACCTACATTCTCTTTCAACAATTCAGTAATACATTTGCGATTAATGGATCCATTCCGCCATTGATCGCTGTCTGGATTCCGAATTTTATTTATGCGATTATTGCAGTTTATCTAATGAAGATCGCGCCTAAATAATTCTGATTGAGTCAGCGGGAAAAATTAAACAATTTTTATTTCCCGCAGAGTGCGAAGAACACGCAGAAAAGCCGCAGAGATCTCTTCGAGATTAAATAATCTTTGATTAATTAACTTATACAATCACTATTTAATAATAAATTATAAATTAATATTTTTGTTTAATTCCGCAGGAATTTCTGCGGTTTTTCTGCGTATTCTGCGCAACTCTGCGGGAAATATTATGCTGTATTTACTTCCCGCAGAGTACCGCAGATTTTCGCAGAAATTATTCTACAATGACCTTAACTACTTTCTTAGCAATCGGTGTCGAGATCTTACACAGATAAACTCCACTCTTCACTCCTTCGACAGAAAATGAAATATGTTTAACACCTTTCTGAATTGTCTCACTCAAAATTGACTTTACCAATTTACCTTTGAGAGAATACAATGCAACTTCACAATTCGTAGTATTAGGTACAGAGAAATCAATATTCAGAATTTTAGAAACAGGATTCGGATAAACAATAAGATTATTGATATTATTGTTTACTTCAATTTCGCGAACATCAGAATTAGTTTTATCAACTAAAACTTCATAGACAGTTGCACTTGGACGACTCATTCCAAAGGGATCCAGATTCGCAATATTCGGAGCATCACTTTGGATTCCACCTATAATATATCCTACTCTTTGGTTACCGCTGATTGAATTGAGATCAAGGATCCCACCTTCCAGATATCTTACACTACTATCAGGAATAAAAAATGAATTTGTTCCCAGATATCCCGGCATAGATTCCGCCATTTGATATTCTGTTAATCCACCGACATTATCGCGGGTAACTTTACTTATAGACTGAATGAAAGGCACAAGTGTATCCTGAATAAGCACATTTGTTGCAGTGTCTAATGTATACAAACTCATTCCTCCAAAAAACAGTGTATGCATATAATTATTGATGGAATCATATACCGGCAATGTCGCAGTTGTGTACTGATTCAGATTTTCATTGAAAGAAGATTGATGCTGAACATTCGTTGAAGTGATATCGATGGGTGTCAGAAAAGGCTGGTTTGCATTTTTCTGAAACACTCCGCCAAATGCTGTCATTCCAAATTCACCGGAAGGATAAATTTGCGGCACCAGATTGTAATCGCGACGGTGGAAAATATTTGTGTCCTGAATAGCAGTATAATTTGAGATAGACAAATTCACTCCATCGTCATTGATATTAAACTTACGGATCTCATGCGTATATCTCTGAACGAACGGACTGATCTGCGGAGTTTCAGCATAAGCACCATGGAAATAGTGTCCAAAGACAAGATAGTATGTTGAATCAATTTTCTCAAGTTCACCGCCCGACACAGCAAGATTAGTATCCAGCAATTGACGGAAACATGTATTTATCGAACTTCCTCCTGAAACATTTGAGATCAGACAATCAAGGTCAATGGAGATCAATGAAGGGAAAGTGGTATATACACCGCTTGAATCTGATTTTCCATAACCACCGATCATATAAAGATGATTGTCCTTCTGATAGGATTGCATATTGGAAGAACCAAGTGCTTCGTATATGATAAATGGAAGTTGTGCAACAGATGCAGCCTGATACGTATCAGTCACAGGGTCTACAACAAAAACAGAATCATTTCTGCCAAATGTAGGGAATGCCTGATTTGCCTGCATGATATGCAAACCATCAATTCTTCCACCAAGAAAGATCCACTTACCATTATGAACAGCAAATGCTCCGCTGTGAATTTTCGGAGCACTTGTTATTGTTGATGGTTGTATGTGAATATCGAATGTCTGCTGTGCGAAATTTGTTTGTAATGAAAGCAAACAAACTACGTATGACAGCACTAATTTAAATTTCATTTGTATCTGAATTTATTTTTACTGAACAACAATTTTTTTAACAAGAATGTTTTCACCTTCAGTTAATCTTACAAAATAAATTCCTGCAGGTAATTTTGTATCGATATCGATTGTGCTCTCCCCTGCTCCGACAACAAATGTTTCCTGCGAAACTGATTGTCCGATATTATTTGTGATAAGCATATTCATACTACGATCTTTTGTACTATAAACCTGAATGTTAAAACTTCCATTCGACGGATTTGGAAATACTGAAATTGTATTCAACCAATTGTTCTCTGAAATTCCAAGACAAAGATCGACACGAACATTTTGTGAACCGGAATAAGTACAACCTGTAGCATCTGTATAAGTATAAGTTATTGTATGAATACCTTCTCCTGCAATAGCGGGATTGAAGCTCGCAAGATTTATTCCCGGTCCTGAAAAAGTTCCACCAAGAACATTTGGTAATAAGAATGCAGTTGAATTATATACACAATAAAGCGTATCCAGACCTGTAAACGAAATATTCAGAGGTGGAACCAGACTAACATAAATTGTATCTCTGTTTACACAAGCGCCATTGATGACTTCAAGAACATAAGTACCATTTTGAAATCCCTGGATTTGTGTTGTATCAGAAGCATATAAAGCCCCATCCAAATACCAGTTTGCAAAATATTCGTCATTCACTATGCCATTCAGAATTACTGAGCCGGCTCCGCAATCGGAAATTGAATCGATTCCATTGGCAATTGCAGCTACTGGAGTACAGTCAGCTGAACTAAAACGGTAAATGTTTCCACCTGATGTTCCACAGTACAATTCACCATTTTTATCCACACCGAAAGAGATCACACTGGCAGCGCCTAAATTTCCAAGGTCTGTATCAGCGAAACCACCGCTTCCATTAGGAACCAGATAATGAATGTTAGACTGGCAATAATCCGTGTAAAAATATTTTCCGTAAAGTTCATTGTATTTTCCACCGCGATAAATATAACCACCGGTTACCGAACATCCTGCTGCATGAGAGTATGTTCTTACCGGAGACCAGTAATCAGCTGCCACACCACAAGTAAGTGACGATGGATATGAAGCAAGACCTTCTCTGCAATTCCATCCAAGGTTTAGATAGTCAGTTGTTCCGGCCGGAATGAAATCGATTTCTTCCTGTGCACCTTGACCGACATCACCTATCCAGAGATCACCGGTCACTTTATCAAAGCTCCATCTCCATGGATTTCTCATTCCGACTGCCCAGATTTCAGGACGACCATTGGAAGTATCATGTGCAAATGGATTAGAAGGAGGAATTGAATAAGTAGAATCTGACGGATCAACGATTATACGTAGCATTTTCCCTAAAAGTGAATCAGTGTTTTGTGCACGATTTCCGGGATCTCCACCGGATCCACCATCACCCGTTCCAATGTATAGATATCCATCCGGACCAAATGCTAAATGTCCGCCATTATGATTTGAATAAGGCTGATAAATGCGAAGCAGAATTTCTTCACTGTTTGGGTCAGCAGAATCAGGTGAACTTGCATAAGTTCTGAATCGTGAAATTCTTGTTTCACCGTTAGGTTTAGCAGTATAGTTTACATAAAAGTATCCTGTGGTAGCATAATCATCAGGGAATGCAAGACCTAAAAGCCCTTGTTCTGAACTCAATTGAACTCGTGTCTGAATGTTTAAAAACGGTCGGGAATACATTATTCCGGAAGTATCCAGAAGCTGGATATTTCCTTTTTGTTCAAGTACAAAGAGACGATCATCGCCACAACTTTTAATATCGACTGGAAGAGCCAATCCTTGAGCAAATTGTGTGAGAGAAATTTGCGCGATACTGACAATTGAAATCAGGCATAAAAATGCCAAGAGTAAAATTCCTTTTTCATAATTAGGGAGGTTGGTTAGAGTCTTCAAAAATAGTAAAATGAACGGGATTTAGAAGCGTTCCTTACTCTTTTACATGGCAATTTTTCTCAAAATTGATTTGTTCCCGACTTAATTTTCATCCATTTACAGGTAATTTGATCAGTGGCATGAAAATGACTCTCTTAAGATATGAAACTTTCAGAATTTTACAAAAAAAATCCACATTTACAGAATAAACGGATGAACGAACTGTTTACATCCGAAATTAAATTTATAGAAGATCAATTTGTGCATGAATTCACCTTTGGAGAAGGTTTAACAGAAGAAATGAAAAAAGATCTTTACAAAATTTTTGGATTCACCTCATTTAAAAATATTTAATCTTCAAGTATTGAGGTGTAAAAATACCATATCGTATAATCAGGTGAAATTTTTACAAAAAAAAACGACAGTCTGTCTGACTATCGTTTGAATTTTTTTTAGTCTGAATAAATCAGAAGATGATCTGAGCCGCAAAAACTGCTAATGCCGAAATTAAAACAGCATCAACAATAAGAAGCATGTACAAACTAGCAGGAACAGGATCAGCCTGTATGCTATTCATGGTCTGCTCGTCTTCTTGCATGTGATTGTAGCTTCCTACAGGTTCATTTTTCATTCTCGTGGGGTTTGATGCATAATACGACATTGTATAGCGATATGCTTTGAAGATTCTGGTCATTCTATGATGATGTAAGATTTTACTATAATTTGCATGACATGATCTGAAATACAAAAAAATAACTCACTTTCATAAACGAAATACGTTGAAATAAAGTGTAAGGATTTAAAGGAAATTTATTTTCTTCACATTTCCTCCAAAAAAAATTAAATTGACAGAATGATTCTTACTGATAATATCCTCCTTATTGAACCGATTGGATTTGTTTATAATCCCGAAACGGCTGCTGACAACCGGTTTCAAATTGAGAAGAAAATAAATAACGTTCAAGGTCAATTTAATAATTTCAAATCTACTTTAGTAAACGCCGGAGTAAGAGTACATGTACTTCGTCCACCCGACGAAACAACACCCGATGCACTATATCCGAACAATTGGTTCTCCACATTTCCACCGAATCGTTTGATGATTTATCCAATGATGGCTTTAAACCGTCGTGGAGAAAAACGGATAGAATTTATAGAGTATTTAAAACAAAATTATTCAAACATTGCTGATCTTTCCTATCTTGAAAATTCAAATATATTTTTAGAAGGGACGGGAAGTCTGGTCCTCGATCACACTTTGAAATTTGCTTATGCATGCATTTCACAACGAACAAATGTAGCTGCGATTGAGAAATGGAAACAAGAAACAAGCTATGAAGTATTTCAATTTACTGCAAATGACGAAAACGGATTTCCAATCTATCACACCAATGTTATTTTGACTCTTGCAAATAATTTTGCTATTCTTTGTTCAGATGCAATTATAAATTCAGATAAAAGCCGGATAGAAGATCATTTAAGATCTACAGGACGAGAAATCATTTCAATCTCATTTGAACAAACAAAAAAATTCTGCGGAAATTGTCTGGCCTTAAAGAACAGTTCGAATGAACAATTAATTATAATGTCCAATCAGGCAAAAGCCGGCTTCAATAAAAATCAGCTGAATCAGATTGAAAAATACGCCAAAATCATTTCTTCAGACATATCAGAAATTGAAACTATTGGTGGTGGTGGTGTAAGGTGTATGATAGCTGAACTTTTCTAGAACTAAAAACGAATAAGAGGCTCTATATTTAATTGACGGAGTTACCTTTCCAAATCATCATCATTAGTTATTAGTTATTATTATCAATTATTTAAGTTTCCCATTCAACTCCTTCACATCCTTATCCTTGAAAAAATACGCCATCCCACTATAATCACTATATAAATATTCTCCTGTAGCGCTATTGATGATTGTAATGATCTTATCTGATGATGGCATGTACACCTTCATGTAATAAAATGGTATTTCTGAATTAAGAATTTTTTCAGAAAGATCTCCGGGAGAAATCATTTCAATCTTCTTACCTTTATATTCTGTAAAAGGATCTTCTTTTGCTCTTCTATCATATTGATCTTTTACATCGGAACTAACATATAAGGTCTGTGAATTTAATTTTGAAATATTCTCCTTATCAACTTCACTTTCAAATCTCCATCTTGGCTTATTTGC
This sequence is a window from Bacteroidota bacterium. Protein-coding genes within it:
- a CDS encoding LptF/LptG family permease, translated to MKILDKYIIKKFLGTFFFSLALIIVIAVIFDISEKLDDFIERKAPFHAIVFDYYFNFIPYFANLFAPLFVFISVIFFTAKMAANTEIVAILNSGISFRRLLFPYFIAATFLASLSFYFNGWVIPHSNKIKLEFENQYIKNPVEFKDRNLHRQISPGVFMYLEGYNNAENVGYRFSLERIENGKRNWFLNSDRIVWDSTTSKWRIENYYIRTIDGFRESLRSGKRMDTVLSIKPTDFKRRLNIIDAMDTPTLNRFIKEENDQGSQNVSTYMIEKYRRIAVPFSTFILMLIGVSLSSKKVRGGIGVQLGFGIFLSFTYILFQQFSNTFAINGSIPPLIAVWIPNFIYAIIAVYLMKIAPK
- a CDS encoding PQQ-dependent sugar dehydrogenase; the protein is MAFLCLISIVSIAQISLTQFAQGLALPVDIKSCGDDRLFVLEQKGNIQLLDTSGIMYSRPFLNIQTRVQLSSEQGLLGLAFPDDYATTGYFYVNYTAKPNGETRISRFRTYASSPDSADPNSEEILLRIYQPYSNHNGGHLAFGPDGYLYIGTGDGGSGGDPGNRAQNTDSLLGKMLRIIVDPSDSTYSIPPSNPFAHDTSNGRPEIWAVGMRNPWRWSFDKVTGDLWIGDVGQGAQEEIDFIPAGTTDYLNLGWNCREGLASYPSSLTCGVAADYWSPVRTYSHAAGCSVTGGYIYRGGKYNELYGKYFYTDYCQSNIHYLVPNGSGGFADTDLGNLGAASVISFGVDKNGELYCGTSGGNIYRFSSADCTPVAAIANGIDSISDCGAGSVILNGIVNDEYFANWYLDGALYASDTTQIQGFQNGTYVLEVINGACVNRDTIYVSLVPPLNISFTGLDTLYCVYNSTAFLLPNVLGGTFSGPGINLASFNPAIAGEGIHTITYTYTDATGCTYSGSQNVRVDLCLGISENNWLNTISVFPNPSNGSFNIQVYSTKDRSMNMLITNNIGQSVSQETFVVGAGESTIDIDTKLPAGIYFVRLTEGENILVKKIVVQ
- a CDS encoding amidinotransferase; translated protein: MILTDNILLIEPIGFVYNPETAADNRFQIEKKINNVQGQFNNFKSTLVNAGVRVHVLRPPDETTPDALYPNNWFSTFPPNRLMIYPMMALNRRGEKRIEFIEYLKQNYSNIADLSYLENSNIFLEGTGSLVLDHTLKFAYACISQRTNVAAIEKWKQETSYEVFQFTANDENGFPIYHTNVILTLANNFAILCSDAIINSDKSRIEDHLRSTGREIISISFEQTKKFCGNCLALKNSSNEQLIIMSNQAKAGFNKNQLNQIEKYAKIISSDISEIETIGGGGVRCMIAELF
- a CDS encoding T9SS type A sorting domain-containing protein produces the protein MKFKLVLSYVVCLLSLQTNFAQQTFDIHIQPSTITSAPKIHSGAFAVHNGKWIFLGGRIDGLHIMQANQAFPTFGRNDSVFVVDPVTDTYQAASVAQLPFIIYEALGSSNMQSYQKDNHLYMIGGYGKSDSSGVYTTFPSLISIDLDCLISNVSGGSSINTCFRQLLDTNLAVSGGELEKIDSTYYLVFGHYFHGAYAETPQISPFVQRYTHEIRKFNINDDGVNLSISNYTAIQDTNIFHRRDYNLVPQIYPSGEFGMTAFGGVFQKNANQPFLTPIDITSTNVQHQSSFNENLNQYTTATLPVYDSINNYMHTLFFGGMSLYTLDTATNVLIQDTLVPFIQSISKVTRDNVGGLTEYQMAESMPGYLGTNSFFIPDSSVRYLEGGILDLNSISGNQRVGYIIGGIQSDAPNIANLDPFGMSRPSATVYEVLVDKTNSDVREIEVNNNINNLIVYPNPVSKILNIDFSVPNTTNCEVALYSLKGKLVKSILSETIQKGVKHISFSVEGVKSGVYLCKISTPIAKKVVKVIVE